From one Rosa rugosa chromosome 4, drRosRugo1.1, whole genome shotgun sequence genomic stretch:
- the LOC133743187 gene encoding vicilin-like seed storage protein At2g18540, whose product MNKILDFGRKALFYARVLSGYEERRIRSYRLQVEKRIKQAEERKLAIRKLPEQTILSEVRRMVEEMQNLNKKLEETEAAIEDYFKPLDQEAQRIMKTQLEGEERTMKQMMKTMHDQAMLDIAEEERKIKAQIVDTNQKNQDPRPNTQHLPPPP is encoded by the exons ATGAATAAGATTTTGGATTTCGGAAGGAAAGCTCTGTTCTACGCCAGGGTTCTTTCCGGCTATGAAGAGCGGAGAATCCGAAGCTATCGCTTGCAGGTCGAGAAGCGTATCAAACAG GCAGAAGAGCGGAAGCTGGCTATAAGAAAGCTTCCTGAGCAGACTATTTTGTCAGAGGTTCGCCGTATGGTTGAGGAGATGCAGAATTTAAATAAGAAGCTAGAAGAGACT GAGGCTGCTATTGAAGACTACTTCAAGCCACTCGACCAAGAGGCTCAGAGGATAATGAAAACACAACTTGAAGGAGAGGAGAGAACAATGAAGCAGATGATGAAAACCATGCATGACCAGGCTATGCTTGATATAGCTGAAgaggagagaaaaataaaagcaCAAATAGTGGACACAAACCAGAAGAACCAAGACCCAAGACCTAATACCCAACATCTGCCACCGCCCCCCTGA